One segment of Falco rusticolus isolate bFalRus1 chromosome 3, bFalRus1.pri, whole genome shotgun sequence DNA contains the following:
- the MBOAT1 gene encoding lysophospholipid acyltransferase 1 isoform X3 has protein sequence MAEPPGAPHRTTGSTLLHPLSGLLGIPLDQINFVACQLFALLAAFWFRIYLGPSHASSAVRHAFATLFGIYFAVFCFGWYSFVVAMGYLTLCHISRIYIFHYGILTTDFSGGLCCPLMIITQKITTLACQLHDGIGRQAEELTAEQNRLAVKSRPSLLEYLSYLLNFMSIIAGPCSNYKDYIAFIEGRHVHMKLLEVNWKQKGYDRLPDPSPTGAVMYKLCITLVSLILFLTLTKSFPMAYIIDNEFLDKTPFLSRLGYLYVVTQAAKPKYYFAWTLADAVNNAAGYGFSGVDERGSFRWDLLSNLNIWNIETATSFKMYIENWNIQTAAWLKRVCYDRAPWYPTALTFILSALWHGIYPGYYFTFLTGILITLAARAIRNNCRRYFLSSVPLKIAYDAVTWVVTQLAVCYTVAPFVMLAVEPTIKFYKSMYFHMHILSILVLLVLPIRPQSHPTRKAQNQAVLNSVKSKDK, from the exons ATCAATTTTGTAGCCTGTCAACTGTTTGCCCTTTTGGCTGCGTTTTGGTTTCGTATTTACTTGGGTCCCAGTCACGCCAGCTCCGCTGTTCGCCATGCATTTGCCACCCTCTTTGGAATATactttgctgtcttctgctttggGTG GTACTCCTTTGTCGTAGCTATGGGATACCTCACGTTGTGCCACATAAGCCGAATATACATATTTCATTACGGTATTCTCACTACAGATTTTTCCGG AGGATTATGCTG TCCGCTGATGATAATTACACAGAAGATCACAACACTTGCGTGCCAGTTACATGATG GAATAGGGCGACAAGCTGAGGAACTCACTGCTGAGCAAAATCGCCTTGCCGTAAA GTCAAGACCTTCTTTACTGGAGTATTTAAGCTATCTCCTCAATTTTATGAGCATCATCGCTGGACCTTGCAGCAATTACAAGGATTATATAGCCTTCATTGAAGGAAGGCACGTGCACATGAAACTGTTAGAAGTGAACTGGAAGCAGAAGGGTTATGACAGACTTCCCGATCCTTCTCCAACT GGAGCAGTGATGTACAAGCTGTGTATCACACTAGTATCTCTCATCTTATTCCTGACGCTTACCAAGAGCTTTCCTATGGCATATATTATTGATAATGAATTTCTTGATAAAACACCCTTCTTATCAAGACTTGGTTACCTGTATGTTGTAACacaggcagcaaaaccaaagtATTACTTCGCATGGACGTTAG CAGATGCAGTCAACAATGCAGCTGGCTATGGATTCAGTGGAGTCGATGAGAGAGGCTCTTTCCGCTGGGACCTGTTGTCCAATTTGAATATCTGGAACATTGAA ACGGCGACgagttttaaaatgtacattGAGAACTGGAACATTCAGACAGCTGCTTGGCTAAAACG tgtCTGCTATGACAGAGCTCCCTGGTACCCTACGGCTTTAACATTCATCCTGTCGGCCCTGTGGCATGGTATCTATCCTGGATATTATTTTACGTTTCTCACTGGAATCCTTATCACACTCGCAGCCAGAGCA ATAAGAAACAATTGCAGACGTTACTTCCTCTCTTCAGTGCCTCTCAAGATAGCCTATGATGCCGTCACCTGGGTTGTCACTCAGCTGGCTGTGTGCTATACTGTTGCACCATTTGTTATGCTGGCTGTTGAGCCCACCATTAAGTTTTACAA GTCTATGTATTTTCACATGCACATCCTAAGCATCCTGGTATTGCTCGTGTTACCAATCAGACCTCAAAGCCACCCCACAAGAAAGGCTCAGAATCAGGCCGTGCTGAACTCTgttaaaagcaaagacaaatga
- the MBOAT1 gene encoding lysophospholipid acyltransferase 1 isoform X2: MAEPPGAPHRTTGSTLLHPLSGLLGIPLDQINFVACQLFALLAAFWFRIYLGPSHASSAVRHAFATLFGIYFAVFCFGWYSIHLFVLVMMNYGIMNMASIPNIHRYSFVVAMGYLTLCHISRIYIFHYGILTTDFSGPLMIITQKITTLACQLHDGIGRQAEELTAEQNRLAVKSRPSLLEYLSYLLNFMSIIAGPCSNYKDYIAFIEGRHVHMKLLEVNWKQKGYDRLPDPSPTGAVMYKLCITLVSLILFLTLTKSFPMAYIIDNEFLDKTPFLSRLGYLYVVTQAAKPKYYFAWTLADAVNNAAGYGFSGVDERGSFRWDLLSNLNIWNIETATSFKMYIENWNIQTAAWLKRVCYDRAPWYPTALTFILSALWHGIYPGYYFTFLTGILITLAARAIRNNCRRYFLSSVPLKIAYDAVTWVVTQLAVCYTVAPFVMLAVEPTIKFYKSMYFHMHILSILVLLVLPIRPQSHPTRKAQNQAVLNSVKSKDK; encoded by the exons ATCAATTTTGTAGCCTGTCAACTGTTTGCCCTTTTGGCTGCGTTTTGGTTTCGTATTTACTTGGGTCCCAGTCACGCCAGCTCCGCTGTTCGCCATGCATTTGCCACCCTCTTTGGAATATactttgctgtcttctgctttggGTG GTATTCCATTCATCTTTTTGTCCTGGTGATGATGAACTATGGCATTATGAATATGGCGAGTATTCCCAACATCCACAG GTACTCCTTTGTCGTAGCTATGGGATACCTCACGTTGTGCCACATAAGCCGAATATACATATTTCATTACGGTATTCTCACTACAGATTTTTCCGG TCCGCTGATGATAATTACACAGAAGATCACAACACTTGCGTGCCAGTTACATGATG GAATAGGGCGACAAGCTGAGGAACTCACTGCTGAGCAAAATCGCCTTGCCGTAAA GTCAAGACCTTCTTTACTGGAGTATTTAAGCTATCTCCTCAATTTTATGAGCATCATCGCTGGACCTTGCAGCAATTACAAGGATTATATAGCCTTCATTGAAGGAAGGCACGTGCACATGAAACTGTTAGAAGTGAACTGGAAGCAGAAGGGTTATGACAGACTTCCCGATCCTTCTCCAACT GGAGCAGTGATGTACAAGCTGTGTATCACACTAGTATCTCTCATCTTATTCCTGACGCTTACCAAGAGCTTTCCTATGGCATATATTATTGATAATGAATTTCTTGATAAAACACCCTTCTTATCAAGACTTGGTTACCTGTATGTTGTAACacaggcagcaaaaccaaagtATTACTTCGCATGGACGTTAG CAGATGCAGTCAACAATGCAGCTGGCTATGGATTCAGTGGAGTCGATGAGAGAGGCTCTTTCCGCTGGGACCTGTTGTCCAATTTGAATATCTGGAACATTGAA ACGGCGACgagttttaaaatgtacattGAGAACTGGAACATTCAGACAGCTGCTTGGCTAAAACG tgtCTGCTATGACAGAGCTCCCTGGTACCCTACGGCTTTAACATTCATCCTGTCGGCCCTGTGGCATGGTATCTATCCTGGATATTATTTTACGTTTCTCACTGGAATCCTTATCACACTCGCAGCCAGAGCA ATAAGAAACAATTGCAGACGTTACTTCCTCTCTTCAGTGCCTCTCAAGATAGCCTATGATGCCGTCACCTGGGTTGTCACTCAGCTGGCTGTGTGCTATACTGTTGCACCATTTGTTATGCTGGCTGTTGAGCCCACCATTAAGTTTTACAA GTCTATGTATTTTCACATGCACATCCTAAGCATCCTGGTATTGCTCGTGTTACCAATCAGACCTCAAAGCCACCCCACAAGAAAGGCTCAGAATCAGGCCGTGCTGAACTCTgttaaaagcaaagacaaatga
- the MBOAT1 gene encoding lysophospholipid acyltransferase 1 isoform X1: MAEPPGAPHRTTGSTLLHPLSGLLGIPLDQINFVACQLFALLAAFWFRIYLGPSHASSAVRHAFATLFGIYFAVFCFGWYSIHLFVLVMMNYGIMNMASIPNIHRYSFVVAMGYLTLCHISRIYIFHYGILTTDFSGGLCCPLMIITQKITTLACQLHDGIGRQAEELTAEQNRLAVKSRPSLLEYLSYLLNFMSIIAGPCSNYKDYIAFIEGRHVHMKLLEVNWKQKGYDRLPDPSPTGAVMYKLCITLVSLILFLTLTKSFPMAYIIDNEFLDKTPFLSRLGYLYVVTQAAKPKYYFAWTLADAVNNAAGYGFSGVDERGSFRWDLLSNLNIWNIETATSFKMYIENWNIQTAAWLKRVCYDRAPWYPTALTFILSALWHGIYPGYYFTFLTGILITLAARAIRNNCRRYFLSSVPLKIAYDAVTWVVTQLAVCYTVAPFVMLAVEPTIKFYKSMYFHMHILSILVLLVLPIRPQSHPTRKAQNQAVLNSVKSKDK; the protein is encoded by the exons ATCAATTTTGTAGCCTGTCAACTGTTTGCCCTTTTGGCTGCGTTTTGGTTTCGTATTTACTTGGGTCCCAGTCACGCCAGCTCCGCTGTTCGCCATGCATTTGCCACCCTCTTTGGAATATactttgctgtcttctgctttggGTG GTATTCCATTCATCTTTTTGTCCTGGTGATGATGAACTATGGCATTATGAATATGGCGAGTATTCCCAACATCCACAG GTACTCCTTTGTCGTAGCTATGGGATACCTCACGTTGTGCCACATAAGCCGAATATACATATTTCATTACGGTATTCTCACTACAGATTTTTCCGG AGGATTATGCTG TCCGCTGATGATAATTACACAGAAGATCACAACACTTGCGTGCCAGTTACATGATG GAATAGGGCGACAAGCTGAGGAACTCACTGCTGAGCAAAATCGCCTTGCCGTAAA GTCAAGACCTTCTTTACTGGAGTATTTAAGCTATCTCCTCAATTTTATGAGCATCATCGCTGGACCTTGCAGCAATTACAAGGATTATATAGCCTTCATTGAAGGAAGGCACGTGCACATGAAACTGTTAGAAGTGAACTGGAAGCAGAAGGGTTATGACAGACTTCCCGATCCTTCTCCAACT GGAGCAGTGATGTACAAGCTGTGTATCACACTAGTATCTCTCATCTTATTCCTGACGCTTACCAAGAGCTTTCCTATGGCATATATTATTGATAATGAATTTCTTGATAAAACACCCTTCTTATCAAGACTTGGTTACCTGTATGTTGTAACacaggcagcaaaaccaaagtATTACTTCGCATGGACGTTAG CAGATGCAGTCAACAATGCAGCTGGCTATGGATTCAGTGGAGTCGATGAGAGAGGCTCTTTCCGCTGGGACCTGTTGTCCAATTTGAATATCTGGAACATTGAA ACGGCGACgagttttaaaatgtacattGAGAACTGGAACATTCAGACAGCTGCTTGGCTAAAACG tgtCTGCTATGACAGAGCTCCCTGGTACCCTACGGCTTTAACATTCATCCTGTCGGCCCTGTGGCATGGTATCTATCCTGGATATTATTTTACGTTTCTCACTGGAATCCTTATCACACTCGCAGCCAGAGCA ATAAGAAACAATTGCAGACGTTACTTCCTCTCTTCAGTGCCTCTCAAGATAGCCTATGATGCCGTCACCTGGGTTGTCACTCAGCTGGCTGTGTGCTATACTGTTGCACCATTTGTTATGCTGGCTGTTGAGCCCACCATTAAGTTTTACAA GTCTATGTATTTTCACATGCACATCCTAAGCATCCTGGTATTGCTCGTGTTACCAATCAGACCTCAAAGCCACCCCACAAGAAAGGCTCAGAATCAGGCCGTGCTGAACTCTgttaaaagcaaagacaaatga
- the MBOAT1 gene encoding lysophospholipid acyltransferase 1 isoform X4, whose translation MAEPPGAPHRTTGSTLLHPLSGLLGIPLDQINFVACQLFALLAAFWFRIYLGPSHASSAVRHAFATLFGIYFAVFCFGWYSIHLFVLVMMNYGIMNMASIPNIHRYSFVVAMGYLTLCHISRIYIFHYGILTTDFSGGLCCPLMIITQKITTLACQLHDGIGRQAEELTAEQNRLAVKSRPSLLEYLSYLLNFMSIIAGPCSNYKDYIAFIEGRHVHMKLLEVNWKQKGYDRLPDPSPTGAVMYKLCITLVSLILFLTLTKSFPMAYIIDNEFLDKTPFLSRLGYLYVVTQAAKPKYYFAWTLADAVNNAAGYGFSGVDERGSFRWDLLSNLNIWNIETATSFKMYIENWNIQTAAWLKRVCYDRAPWYPTALTFILSALWHGIYPGYYFTFLTGILITLAARAIRNNCRRYFLSSVPLKIAYDAVTWVVTQLAVCYTVAPFVMLAVEPTIKFYK comes from the exons ATCAATTTTGTAGCCTGTCAACTGTTTGCCCTTTTGGCTGCGTTTTGGTTTCGTATTTACTTGGGTCCCAGTCACGCCAGCTCCGCTGTTCGCCATGCATTTGCCACCCTCTTTGGAATATactttgctgtcttctgctttggGTG GTATTCCATTCATCTTTTTGTCCTGGTGATGATGAACTATGGCATTATGAATATGGCGAGTATTCCCAACATCCACAG GTACTCCTTTGTCGTAGCTATGGGATACCTCACGTTGTGCCACATAAGCCGAATATACATATTTCATTACGGTATTCTCACTACAGATTTTTCCGG AGGATTATGCTG TCCGCTGATGATAATTACACAGAAGATCACAACACTTGCGTGCCAGTTACATGATG GAATAGGGCGACAAGCTGAGGAACTCACTGCTGAGCAAAATCGCCTTGCCGTAAA GTCAAGACCTTCTTTACTGGAGTATTTAAGCTATCTCCTCAATTTTATGAGCATCATCGCTGGACCTTGCAGCAATTACAAGGATTATATAGCCTTCATTGAAGGAAGGCACGTGCACATGAAACTGTTAGAAGTGAACTGGAAGCAGAAGGGTTATGACAGACTTCCCGATCCTTCTCCAACT GGAGCAGTGATGTACAAGCTGTGTATCACACTAGTATCTCTCATCTTATTCCTGACGCTTACCAAGAGCTTTCCTATGGCATATATTATTGATAATGAATTTCTTGATAAAACACCCTTCTTATCAAGACTTGGTTACCTGTATGTTGTAACacaggcagcaaaaccaaagtATTACTTCGCATGGACGTTAG CAGATGCAGTCAACAATGCAGCTGGCTATGGATTCAGTGGAGTCGATGAGAGAGGCTCTTTCCGCTGGGACCTGTTGTCCAATTTGAATATCTGGAACATTGAA ACGGCGACgagttttaaaatgtacattGAGAACTGGAACATTCAGACAGCTGCTTGGCTAAAACG tgtCTGCTATGACAGAGCTCCCTGGTACCCTACGGCTTTAACATTCATCCTGTCGGCCCTGTGGCATGGTATCTATCCTGGATATTATTTTACGTTTCTCACTGGAATCCTTATCACACTCGCAGCCAGAGCA ATAAGAAACAATTGCAGACGTTACTTCCTCTCTTCAGTGCCTCTCAAGATAGCCTATGATGCCGTCACCTGGGTTGTCACTCAGCTGGCTGTGTGCTATACTGTTGCACCATTTGTTATGCTGGCTGTTGAGCCCACCATTAAGTTTTACAAGTGA